In the genome of Phycisphaerales bacterium, one region contains:
- a CDS encoding ParA family protein yields the protein MIIAFLNSKGGVGKSTLAVHAATWLATHTPGVVVVDADAQATSAGWLARAAPELRVERCNTAERLRNELPLLAEHCPLVVCDAPATLNAETVLLAALADLVVLPIGPSHVDIEASYRTARLLYQVRLRGGRAGQPDVITVLNRVQPRMRLAQVALQAVRMYGFPVAQQVVNARAAYAEAAGAGTVVSRLGPRGRPAAEELERLWHEVLGPFVPQALVIAQRTCPATDLVMPTPLSAPAQNAHKPALTTRPIPLKSHSP from the coding sequence ATGATCATCGCGTTTCTCAACAGCAAGGGCGGTGTGGGCAAGTCCACTCTCGCGGTTCATGCCGCGACCTGGCTGGCCACACACACGCCCGGAGTGGTAGTGGTCGACGCGGACGCCCAGGCCACGAGCGCCGGCTGGCTCGCGCGCGCCGCGCCGGAACTGCGCGTCGAGCGCTGCAATACGGCCGAGCGGCTGCGGAACGAGCTCCCCCTTCTGGCGGAGCACTGCCCGCTGGTTGTCTGCGATGCGCCGGCCACGCTGAATGCCGAAACCGTACTGCTCGCGGCGCTGGCCGACCTGGTGGTGCTGCCGATCGGACCCTCGCATGTGGACATCGAGGCGTCGTACCGCACTGCCCGTTTGCTGTACCAGGTTCGCCTGCGCGGCGGGCGCGCCGGCCAGCCGGACGTAATCACGGTGCTCAACCGGGTGCAACCGCGGATGCGGCTGGCGCAGGTCGCGCTGCAAGCCGTGCGGATGTACGGTTTCCCCGTCGCGCAACAAGTGGTGAATGCCCGGGCGGCCTATGCCGAAGCCGCCGGTGCCGGCACGGTCGTGAGCCGCCTCGGCCCGCGCGGGCGACCCGCGGCGGAAGAACTGGAACGCTTATGGCACGAGGTACTCGGCCCGTTCGTACCACAAGCCCTGGTCATCGCGCAACGCACCTGCCCGGCCACCGATCTGGTTATGCCCACACCGCTGTCCGCACCGGCGCAGAACGCTCACAAGCCCGCGCTGACTACGCGGCCCATTCCGCTAAAGTCGCACTCCCCGTAG
- a CDS encoding helix-turn-helix transcriptional regulator, protein MPVDKMWWQTYRKHMNISETLRAAIAADGRTYLALSAASGVDVAQISRFARELRTLTLPAVDKLAAELNLVLMERPETPRHATRTPREGVDMGRTRRTQQAPRRKAGRYEKGA, encoded by the coding sequence ATGCCCGTTGACAAAATGTGGTGGCAGACGTATCGTAAACACATGAACATATCAGAGACACTTAGAGCGGCAATTGCGGCGGACGGGCGCACCTACCTTGCGTTGTCCGCTGCTTCGGGCGTGGACGTGGCGCAGATTTCGCGATTCGCCCGCGAGCTTCGCACGCTCACACTTCCGGCCGTTGACAAGCTCGCGGCCGAGCTCAATCTTGTGCTCATGGAACGGCCAGAAACGCCGCGCCACGCGACGCGGACCCCGCGCGAGGGGGTTGATATGGGGCGGACCCGTAGAACGCAACAAGCGCCGCGGCGCAAAGCCGGGCGCTACGAGAAAGGGGCTTGA